Proteins co-encoded in one Nematostella vectensis chromosome 15, jaNemVect1.1, whole genome shotgun sequence genomic window:
- the LOC5503021 gene encoding mitochondrial calcium uniporter regulator 1 isoform X3: MSQRNFQFVPTSFRRLALISKKLTCRIAFKEVEKGLYISSCQDDVSSKPRSFSSYVSPAGVTFHFDTHKLILKLQENGFSTQQAESVTSCLVEIINTSISGLASNTLSTLDKERLEMKWKSTYDEVRNEMFLLEKSKFAQVKEENEDEMQKMKGSIRLDMSLEKSRRSEEQFATSASRTMAIRLRQRSLNLVLKWKPRNWTL; this comes from the exons ATGTCACAGAGAAATTTCCAATTTGTTCCAACGAGCTTTAGGCGATTAGCCTTAATCAGTAAAAAGCTTACTTGCAGGATAGCATTCAAAGAAGTTGAAAAAGGACTATATATAAGTTCATGTCAAG ATGATGTCAGCAGTAAACCAAGGAGTTTTAGCTCATATGTCAGCCCAGCTGGCGTCACATTTCACTTTGATACACACAAGCTAATCCTAAAACTTCAGGAGAATG GGTTCTCTACACAACAAGCTGAATCAGTGACGTCCTGTTTGGTGGAAATCATCAATACAAGTATCAGTGGATTGGCCTCTAATACTTTGTCTACTCTTGACAAG GAAAGACTGGAGATGAAGTGGAAATCAACATATGATGAAGTTAG AAATGAGATGTTTCTTCTTGAAAAAAGCAAGTTTGCCCAAGTCAAGGAGGAGAATGAG GATGAGATGCAAAAAATGAAAGGAAGTATTCGACTTGACATGAGTCTCGAAAAAAGCAGGAGGAGCGAGGAG CAATTCGCGACCAGCGCATCAAGGACAATGGCAATAAGATTGAGACAGAG
- the LOC5503021 gene encoding mitochondrial calcium uniporter regulator 1 isoform X2 → MSQRNFQFVPTSFRRLALISKKLTCRIAFKEVEKGLYISSCQDDVSSKPRSFSSYVSPAGVTFHFDTHKLILKLQENGFSTQQAESVTSCLVEIINTSISGLASNTLSTLDKERLEMKWKSTYDEVRNEMFLLEKSKFAQVKEENEKLKEKVKSLEQFMQDEMQKMKGSIRLDMSLEKSRRSEEQFATSASRTMAIRLRQRSLNLVLKWKPRNWTL, encoded by the exons ATGTCACAGAGAAATTTCCAATTTGTTCCAACGAGCTTTAGGCGATTAGCCTTAATCAGTAAAAAGCTTACTTGCAGGATAGCATTCAAAGAAGTTGAAAAAGGACTATATATAAGTTCATGTCAAG ATGATGTCAGCAGTAAACCAAGGAGTTTTAGCTCATATGTCAGCCCAGCTGGCGTCACATTTCACTTTGATACACACAAGCTAATCCTAAAACTTCAGGAGAATG GGTTCTCTACACAACAAGCTGAATCAGTGACGTCCTGTTTGGTGGAAATCATCAATACAAGTATCAGTGGATTGGCCTCTAATACTTTGTCTACTCTTGACAAG GAAAGACTGGAGATGAAGTGGAAATCAACATATGATGAAGTTAG AAATGAGATGTTTCTTCTTGAAAAAAGCAAGTTTGCCCAAGTCAAGGAGGAGAATGAG aaattgaaagaaaaagtaaAATCATTGGAGCAATTTATGCAG GATGAGATGCAAAAAATGAAAGGAAGTATTCGACTTGACATGAGTCTCGAAAAAAGCAGGAGGAGCGAGGAG CAATTCGCGACCAGCGCATCAAGGACAATGGCAATAAGATTGAGACAGAG